One window of the Flavobacteriaceae bacterium YJPT1-3 genome contains the following:
- the dnaE gene encoding DNA polymerase III subunit alpha gives MYLIFDTETTGLPRDWNAPITDSDNWPRAIQIAWQLHDGLGNLLEHQDYLIKPEGFDIPYDAERIHGISTALAVERGAPLEDVLEHFRNALDRARFVVGQNVGFDVNIMGAEFHRLQMDNSLQELPVLDTCTETTAQLCQIPGGRGGKFKLPTLTELHEFLFDEAFEDAHNATADVEATTRCFFELIRRRLFSQEELNVQPDYFERFREAHPQPVSAVGLQHVNLKAASEALQKKQAEPETGITRAERQEIEAQLEDVEFVHLHNHTQFSILQSTSSVSDLVSATAKHRMRAVAITDTANMMGAFHFVKAINAYNKTVTADAETPAEPIKGIIGCEFNVCMDHTNKNQKDNGYQVVLLAKNKEGYHNLAKMASIAYTEGFYYVPRIDRKIIEQYKDHLIALTGNLYGEVPSKILNVGENQAEEALLWWKSQFADDLYVEIMRHGQEDEDRVNPVLVKLSRKHDLKLIAANNTFYIDKEDADAHDILLCIKDGEKITTPKGRGRGYRYGLPNEEYYFKSGAEMKALFTDLPEAITNVQEVVNKIESYELAREVLLPKFDIPERFVAQEDEEDGGKRGENAYLRHLTYEGAKARYGELTEAIRTRLDFELSVIENTGYPGYFLIVEDFIREARNMGVSVGPGRGSAAGSAVAYCLKITNIDPIKYDLLFERFLNPDRVSMPDIDIDFDDEGRSRVMDYVINKYGSNQVAQIITYGTMAAKSSIRDTARVLDLPLHDADRIAKLIPAMSKLNKILGKEESELRSKFRNEDMVKINELLNLYEGDDAEGRMLRQAKQLEGSLRNTGIHACGVIITPDDITNFVPVATAKDSELYVTQFDNSVVEEAGLLKMDFLGLKTLTLIKDTVKIVKHKHGVDLDPEQFPLDDEKTYELFQRGDTVGIFQYESVGMQKHMQALKPTVFEDLIAMNALYRPGPMEYIPSFIRRKHGEEEIVYDLPAMEEYLKETYGITVYQEQVMLLSQKLAGFTKGEADVLRKAMGKKIFALLDKLKPKFLDGGEQNGHPRAVLEKVWKDWEAFAAYAFNKSHSTCYAWIAYQTAYLKAHYPAEYMAAVLSNNMNDIKQVTFFMDECRRMGLEVLGPDVNESFRKFTVNKKGAIRFGMGAIKGVGTNAVKTIVACREDSPYRSIFDVAKRIDLRAANKKAFESLALAGGFDSFTETHRAQYFHHDGDGITFLEKVVKYGAKFQENQNSAQVSLFGDASEVQIPEPIVPPCEEWATMEKLRREKEVVGVYISGHPLDDFKIEVNQFTNASLAYFHKMEEFINKELSFGGIITDVQHRTTRRGDGFAIFTVEDFTDIYEFKIFKEEYLKFRHFLIPNTFIFAKVLIREGWTNRETGRKSDPRTQFNSMMQLQEVMNSHAKKLTIHMDINELAEPRIQELEDILRSHRGEDKLHFRVFEPKEKIDVHLPSKKQKVAISSELLNTLSAANIHYQLN, from the coding sequence ATGTACCTGATTTTTGATACAGAAACAACCGGACTACCCAGAGATTGGAACGCTCCAATCACTGACAGCGATAATTGGCCAAGAGCGATACAGATTGCCTGGCAATTGCATGATGGTCTGGGTAATCTGCTGGAGCATCAGGATTATTTAATCAAGCCTGAAGGTTTTGACATACCCTATGATGCCGAGCGCATACATGGGATTTCCACCGCCTTAGCCGTAGAACGGGGAGCTCCTCTGGAGGACGTTCTTGAGCATTTCAGAAATGCCCTGGACCGGGCTCGATTTGTCGTGGGTCAAAATGTTGGTTTTGATGTCAATATCATGGGTGCTGAATTCCATCGTTTGCAGATGGATAATTCGCTGCAAGAGCTTCCAGTCCTGGATACCTGTACGGAAACCACGGCACAATTGTGTCAGATCCCCGGAGGGCGCGGAGGAAAATTTAAATTGCCCACCCTTACTGAACTTCACGAGTTCTTGTTCGATGAGGCTTTTGAGGACGCTCATAACGCTACGGCTGATGTGGAGGCGACCACCCGTTGCTTTTTTGAACTGATCCGTCGCCGCTTGTTCAGTCAGGAGGAACTGAACGTGCAGCCGGATTATTTCGAGCGATTCCGCGAAGCGCATCCCCAGCCGGTATCCGCGGTGGGTCTGCAGCACGTGAATCTGAAAGCAGCCTCGGAGGCCTTGCAGAAAAAGCAGGCAGAACCGGAAACAGGCATCACTCGCGCAGAACGCCAAGAGATTGAAGCTCAACTGGAGGATGTAGAATTTGTACATCTGCACAATCACACCCAGTTTTCCATTCTTCAGTCCACATCCAGCGTAAGCGATCTGGTCTCAGCCACCGCCAAACACAGAATGCGCGCAGTAGCCATCACAGATACGGCCAATATGATGGGGGCGTTTCATTTCGTGAAAGCGATCAATGCCTATAACAAAACCGTTACAGCAGACGCTGAAACTCCCGCTGAACCGATCAAAGGGATAATTGGGTGTGAGTTCAATGTCTGTATGGACCACACCAATAAAAATCAAAAAGACAATGGTTATCAGGTGGTGCTACTTGCTAAAAACAAAGAGGGCTATCACAACCTGGCCAAGATGGCGTCCATCGCCTATACCGAGGGGTTCTACTACGTGCCCCGTATTGACCGGAAGATCATTGAACAGTACAAAGACCATTTGATCGCCCTTACGGGGAATTTATACGGAGAAGTTCCTTCGAAGATTCTCAATGTAGGTGAAAACCAAGCGGAAGAAGCGCTGCTCTGGTGGAAATCACAATTTGCCGACGATCTCTATGTGGAGATCATGCGTCACGGTCAGGAAGATGAAGATCGGGTGAATCCTGTATTGGTCAAGCTTTCGCGAAAGCATGACCTCAAGCTCATTGCTGCCAATAATACCTTTTACATTGACAAGGAAGATGCTGATGCCCATGACATCTTGCTATGCATCAAGGATGGCGAAAAGATCACCACGCCCAAGGGTCGCGGCAGGGGCTATCGATACGGTCTGCCCAATGAGGAGTACTACTTCAAGAGCGGAGCAGAAATGAAAGCGCTGTTTACGGATCTTCCAGAGGCCATTACCAATGTGCAAGAGGTGGTGAATAAGATCGAATCCTACGAATTGGCTCGTGAGGTGTTGCTTCCCAAGTTTGATATTCCGGAGCGATTTGTTGCACAAGAAGATGAAGAGGATGGAGGGAAACGCGGAGAGAATGCTTATTTGCGCCATCTGACTTACGAAGGCGCCAAAGCGCGTTATGGCGAATTGACCGAGGCCATTAGGACCCGACTGGATTTTGAGCTCAGCGTCATTGAGAATACCGGATATCCCGGTTATTTTCTCATTGTGGAAGACTTTATTCGAGAGGCCAGAAATATGGGGGTTTCAGTGGGCCCGGGGAGAGGGTCTGCGGCAGGGAGTGCCGTGGCCTACTGCTTGAAGATCACCAATATTGATCCCATCAAGTACGATTTGCTTTTTGAGCGTTTCTTGAATCCAGATCGAGTCAGTATGCCGGATATCGATATTGATTTTGATGATGAGGGTCGCAGCCGGGTGATGGATTATGTGATCAATAAATACGGGTCCAATCAGGTGGCCCAGATCATCACCTATGGCACCATGGCGGCTAAATCTTCCATAAGGGATACAGCGCGGGTATTGGATCTGCCGCTGCATGACGCTGACCGCATTGCCAAATTGATCCCCGCCATGAGTAAGCTCAACAAGATCTTAGGCAAGGAGGAGTCGGAGTTGAGGTCTAAGTTCCGCAACGAAGACATGGTCAAGATCAATGAGTTATTGAACCTGTACGAGGGAGACGATGCGGAGGGAAGAATGCTGCGGCAAGCGAAACAACTGGAAGGCTCTTTGCGGAATACGGGAATTCACGCCTGTGGAGTGATCATTACCCCGGACGATATTACCAATTTCGTACCGGTGGCTACGGCTAAGGATTCAGAACTTTACGTTACCCAGTTCGACAACTCGGTGGTCGAGGAAGCTGGATTGTTGAAAATGGACTTTCTAGGTCTGAAGACCTTGACCCTGATCAAGGACACGGTTAAAATCGTAAAACACAAGCACGGCGTTGATCTGGATCCGGAACAGTTTCCTCTGGATGATGAAAAGACTTACGAGCTATTCCAGCGTGGAGATACCGTGGGGATCTTCCAATATGAATCGGTAGGGATGCAGAAACACATGCAAGCCCTGAAGCCGACTGTTTTTGAAGATCTTATTGCCATGAATGCTCTGTATCGTCCGGGGCCTATGGAATACATTCCGAGCTTTATTCGCAGGAAGCATGGGGAGGAAGAGATCGTCTACGACCTTCCGGCCATGGAGGAATACCTGAAAGAGACCTACGGAATCACCGTATACCAGGAGCAGGTGATGCTCTTGTCCCAGAAATTAGCAGGATTTACGAAAGGTGAGGCTGATGTCTTGAGAAAGGCCATGGGAAAAAAGATTTTTGCCCTACTTGATAAGCTCAAACCAAAATTTTTAGATGGTGGTGAGCAAAATGGGCATCCCAGAGCGGTGTTAGAGAAAGTTTGGAAAGACTGGGAAGCTTTTGCGGCCTATGCATTTAACAAATCCCACTCTACCTGTTACGCCTGGATCGCCTATCAGACCGCCTATCTCAAAGCGCACTATCCGGCTGAGTACATGGCGGCTGTGCTGTCCAACAACATGAATGACATCAAACAGGTCACCTTCTTTATGGATGAATGCCGACGAATGGGCCTGGAAGTACTCGGTCCGGATGTCAATGAATCGTTCCGAAAGTTTACAGTAAACAAAAAAGGAGCGATCCGTTTTGGAATGGGAGCCATTAAAGGGGTGGGTACCAATGCGGTAAAGACCATCGTAGCGTGCCGAGAAGATTCTCCCTATCGAAGTATTTTTGATGTAGCCAAGCGTATTGATCTGCGCGCCGCCAATAAAAAGGCCTTTGAAAGTCTGGCTTTGGCCGGAGGATTTGACAGCTTTACGGAGACGCACCGCGCTCAGTATTTTCACCACGACGGAGATGGAATTACCTTCTTGGAAAAGGTAGTGAAGTATGGCGCTAAATTTCAGGAAAATCAAAATTCAGCACAGGTGAGCCTGTTTGGCGATGCCAGTGAAGTCCAGATACCCGAACCTATTGTTCCACCTTGCGAAGAATGGGCCACCATGGAAAAGCTGAGGCGCGAAAAAGAAGTGGTGGGCGTATACATCTCCGGACATCCTCTGGACGATTTTAAGATTGAAGTAAATCAATTCACCAATGCGAGTTTAGCATACTTCCATAAAATGGAAGAGTTTATCAATAAAGAGTTATCCTTTGGAGGGATCATTACTGATGTGCAGCACCGCACGACCCGCAGGGGTGATGGCTTTGCGATATTCACGGTGGAAGACTTTACAGACATCTATGAGTTCAAGATCTTTAAAGAAGAATACTTAAAATTCCGTCATTTTCTAATTCCCAACACCTTTATTTTTGCCAAGGTATTGATCAGAGAGGGCTGGACCAATCGCGAGACCGGAAGAAAATCAGATCCGCGTACGCAGTTCAATAGCATGATGCAACTGCAGGAGGTAATGAATAGCCACGCCAAGAAGCTGACCATTCATATGGACATCAATGAACTGGCTGAGCCTCGTATTCAAGAGCTTGAAGACATCCTTAGAAGTCACCGTGGAGAAGACAAGTTGCATTTCCGGGTGTTTGAACCCAAGGAGAAGATCGATGTGCATTTGCCTAGCAAAAAGCAGAAAGTTGCGATTTCTTCGGAACTTCTCAATACCCTGAGTGCAGCTAATATTCACTATCAATTAAACTGA
- the trxA gene encoding thioredoxin: MALEITDATFEETVLKSDKPVLVDFWAAWCGPCRMVGPVIEEISEEYDGKAVVGKVDVDANQEFAAKYGVRNIPTVLMFQNGEVVGRQVGVAPKNVYTEAIDQLL, translated from the coding sequence ATGGCATTAGAAATAACAGACGCAACTTTTGAGGAAACCGTATTGAAAAGCGACAAGCCAGTCTTGGTCGACTTTTGGGCTGCTTGGTGTGGACCCTGTCGTATGGTAGGACCGGTTATTGAAGAAATTAGCGAAGAGTACGACGGCAAAGCTGTTGTCGGCAAAGTAGATGTAGACGCTAATCAAGAGTTTGCGGCTAAATACGGAGTGCGTAACATACCTACCGTTTTGATGTTTCAAAACGGAGAAGTGGTTGGACGTCAAGTAGGCGTAGCTCCTAAAAATGTATACACTGAGGCAATTGATCAATTGCTGTAA
- a CDS encoding ATP-dependent Clp protease proteolytic subunit produces the protein MEKTKKIQDLIDAQHLEDRKVFLWGMVEDKSAKHVIDRLMYLDAQNHDEIKLYINSPGGYVTSGFAMYDTIRSLKSPVSTICTGLAASMGSVLLSAGEKGRRFIQPYAKVMIHQPSGGARGPASDIEISAQEILKTRKLIAQIYVDNCGQDFDKVMKDFNRDHWMDAEESLAYGIVDEILK, from the coding sequence ATGGAAAAAACGAAGAAGATACAAGACCTGATCGATGCGCAACACCTGGAAGACCGCAAGGTTTTTTTATGGGGAATGGTAGAAGATAAGAGTGCCAAACATGTCATTGATCGCTTAATGTATTTGGATGCACAAAATCACGACGAAATAAAATTATACATCAACAGTCCCGGGGGCTATGTGACCTCAGGATTTGCCATGTACGATACGATCCGGAGCTTAAAAAGTCCGGTATCTACGATTTGTACGGGGCTTGCAGCCAGCATGGGTTCTGTACTGCTCTCTGCGGGTGAAAAAGGCAGACGCTTTATCCAGCCCTATGCCAAAGTAATGATTCATCAACCGAGTGGAGGCGCTCGAGGGCCGGCCAGTGATATTGAGATCTCCGCACAGGAAATCTTAAAGACCAGAAAATTAATCGCTCAAATATACGTGGACAATTGCGGTCAGGACTTTGACAAGGTGATGAAAGATTTCAATCGCGATCATTGGATGGACGCTGAAGAATCCTTAGCCTACGGAATCGTAGACGAGATTTTGAAGTAG
- a CDS encoding DUF58 domain-containing protein → MNIQDELNTTSGFNNLDLLARQVVEGFISGLHKSPFHGFSAEFAEHKLYNSGESTKHIDWKLFARTDRLYTKRYEEETNLRCHLILDNSASMHYPFQNQWSIDALNKMSFSVLGAAAIMNILKKQRDAVGLSIFGEAYERYVEEKSSLRHHHLLLDQLNGLNDSAFLPARPDERVGRAGRQGAKASTSTRTYANLHLIAEKLKRRSLVILFSDMFQTEVEQEALFEAVQHLKYNKHELVLFHVYDGKWEQNFDFDNQPRRFVDVETGESIALFADTVKAGYQEEIAAYFEALRLLCLKNKIQYVPADIRLGFERILTTFLVARQKFT, encoded by the coding sequence GTGAACATTCAAGACGAACTTAACACGACTTCCGGCTTTAACAATCTTGATTTATTAGCGCGACAGGTCGTTGAGGGGTTTATTTCTGGTTTACACAAGAGTCCTTTTCATGGATTTTCAGCTGAATTTGCCGAGCACAAGCTTTACAACTCCGGAGAAAGTACCAAGCACATTGATTGGAAGCTTTTCGCACGTACTGACCGGCTTTATACCAAACGCTACGAAGAAGAGACCAATTTGCGGTGTCATTTGATCCTGGATAATAGTGCATCCATGCATTATCCCTTTCAAAATCAATGGAGTATCGATGCATTGAACAAAATGAGTTTTTCAGTGCTGGGAGCAGCTGCCATCATGAATATATTGAAGAAGCAAAGGGATGCGGTGGGCCTCAGTATTTTTGGGGAAGCCTATGAACGCTATGTGGAGGAAAAGAGCAGTCTGAGACATCATCACTTACTATTGGATCAACTCAACGGTTTAAATGATTCTGCTTTCCTGCCTGCCCGCCCGGATGAACGGGTCGGACGTGCCGGCAGGCAGGGCGCGAAAGCGTCAACCTCAACACGAACCTATGCTAATTTGCACCTAATTGCTGAAAAGCTGAAACGCCGCTCTCTGGTGATCCTTTTTTCAGACATGTTTCAAACCGAAGTGGAGCAAGAAGCACTATTTGAAGCGGTACAGCATTTAAAGTATAACAAACACGAACTGGTGCTCTTTCATGTGTATGATGGGAAATGGGAGCAAAATTTTGACTTTGACAATCAGCCGAGGCGCTTTGTGGATGTAGAAACCGGTGAGTCTATCGCCTTATTTGCAGATACGGTAAAGGCAGGGTATCAGGAAGAAATAGCCGCTTATTTTGAAGCGTTGAGGTTATTGTGTTTAAAAAACAAAATTCAATATGTCCCTGCGGATATTCGGTTAGGGTTTGAGCGCATTCTGACTACTTTTTTGGTCGCCCGGCAGAAGTTTACCTAA
- a CDS encoding PepSY-associated TM helix domain-containing protein: MPKKKNNIKKIIRYVHLYAGLAAGLVLSIVGITGSLYVFEPEIASLLEKKIYHTEKSETLFQDDIAIATYIENLANKDIESIQWPKRGRETYVFKFFDDDQWYFFDQSTGELYSGRNGLGNDMFTLILDLHTTLKMGETGRIITGVASLLFAFLMLTTGLYLWWPNNKGRRKSSFKIKWDAKKKRLNYDLHNVTGFYFFLPLFLLGFTGAAFYFDDEMQWVINKVTFSAPAEVSVFDMETEPYKSTKDYLSTQEALSEMNKYYPEHYKRNFWMTRELDGALSFAYQERIDIHAGAVPLIFLRADPVTGKITGENNPDKMPRGASFMANWHLPIHFGEFGGIFTRILWFFSGLLPAFLTYTGAKIWWGRAKT, translated from the coding sequence TTGCCAAAAAAGAAGAACAACATAAAGAAGATAATTCGCTACGTCCATCTATACGCAGGTCTGGCAGCGGGTCTGGTATTGTCCATCGTGGGCATTACCGGCTCGCTCTACGTATTCGAGCCAGAAATTGCCTCTCTTTTGGAAAAGAAGATATATCACACCGAAAAAAGTGAAACCCTTTTTCAGGATGATATAGCAATCGCTACCTATATCGAGAATTTGGCCAATAAGGACATTGAAAGCATCCAATGGCCAAAGCGAGGGCGCGAAACCTACGTGTTCAAATTTTTCGATGATGACCAATGGTATTTCTTTGACCAATCCACAGGTGAACTCTATTCGGGGCGAAATGGCCTGGGCAATGATATGTTCACGTTGATCTTAGACCTACATACCACCCTGAAAATGGGGGAAACGGGTAGAATTATCACGGGTGTTGCTTCGTTGCTATTCGCCTTTTTAATGCTTACCACGGGTTTGTATCTCTGGTGGCCGAACAACAAGGGCCGAAGAAAAAGCAGTTTCAAGATTAAATGGGACGCCAAGAAAAAGCGTTTGAACTATGATTTGCACAATGTTACGGGATTTTATTTCTTCCTGCCACTCTTTCTTTTGGGGTTTACCGGCGCTGCATTCTATTTTGATGATGAAATGCAATGGGTAATCAATAAGGTGACATTCTCAGCACCAGCGGAAGTATCGGTTTTTGATATGGAAACTGAACCTTATAAATCAACAAAAGATTACCTCTCTACTCAAGAAGCCCTCTCAGAAATGAACAAATACTATCCAGAACATTACAAACGAAACTTCTGGATGACCCGGGAATTGGATGGGGCACTATCCTTTGCCTACCAAGAACGCATCGATATTCACGCAGGCGCTGTACCACTTATTTTTCTTAGGGCGGACCCGGTTACCGGAAAAATTACTGGTGAGAATAATCCGGATAAAATGCCAAGGGGCGCATCATTTATGGCCAATTGGCATTTGCCCATACATTTCGGGGAGTTTGGTGGGATTTTCACTCGAATTTTATGGTTTTTTTCTGGATTACTGCCTGCGTTTTTGACCTACACGGGAGCAAAGATTTGGTGGGGTAGAGCTAAAACCTGA